A genomic stretch from Candidatus Nitrososphaera gargensis Ga9.2 includes:
- a CDS encoding ABC transporter permease: MQSTISIEDHLTKIYALWLREFKVFMREKSRLVASTFTPILWLFVIGSGLGATNPSTVPGVDYQQFIFPGIVAMSIIFSSVFFGSYIIWDRKFDFLKSVMVAPVSRGSVFVGKTLGGMTTSLIQAAILLAIGAAIGIPLTPLSLAQDIAIILLMSFGLTSLGLALGSYMYSLEGFQMIVSFVVFPLFFLSGALFPLDNLPSWLGVLTAADPATYGVDALRHAMLGVGTNSMELDMAILVAYTAALGAFGIFSFNRMKAV, translated from the coding sequence ATGCAAAGTACGATTAGCATCGAAGATCATCTGACCAAGATATACGCGCTGTGGCTGCGTGAGTTCAAGGTGTTCATGCGGGAAAAGAGCAGGCTTGTTGCGTCAACGTTTACGCCGATACTGTGGCTCTTTGTGATAGGCTCTGGCCTTGGCGCTACCAACCCATCGACTGTGCCCGGCGTGGACTACCAGCAGTTCATATTCCCAGGCATTGTCGCAATGTCGATAATATTCAGTTCTGTGTTCTTTGGGTCGTACATAATCTGGGACAGAAAATTCGATTTCTTGAAGAGCGTAATGGTCGCTCCTGTCAGCAGGGGGAGCGTCTTTGTGGGCAAGACCCTTGGCGGCATGACAACATCGCTCATACAGGCAGCGATACTGCTTGCAATAGGCGCAGCAATAGGCATCCCGCTCACGCCACTGTCGCTTGCGCAGGACATTGCGATAATACTATTGATGTCATTTGGGCTCACGTCGCTTGGGCTTGCGCTTGGCAGCTACATGTACAGCCTTGAAGGGTTCCAGATGATAGTAAGCTTTGTAGTCTTTCCGCTGTTCTTCCTCTCCGGCGCGCTCTTTCCACTCGACAACCTGCCAAGCTGGCTTGGAGTTCTTACCGCTGCCGACCCTGCTACATATGGCGTTGACGCGCTGAGGCATGCGATGTTGGGCGTCGGCACTAATTCGATGGAGCTTGACATGGCGATTCTAGTAGCCTATACAGCGGCGCTTGGGGCGTTTGGGATCTTTTCGTTCAACAGAATGAAGGCTGTTTGA
- a CDS encoding DUF5615 family PIN-like protein, with protein MIERIGNRTVLLDACVSPRLVKALRKAGLSVRHMNEIKPSMPDAHIEYLIMLPSDVLITHDTFFARFLGPKRAILLHRNEMDKIRQKDWCVEATGGIVDTKGSATRHF; from the coding sequence TTGATAGAGCGAATTGGCAACAGGACGGTATTGTTGGACGCCTGCGTGTCTCCACGCCTAGTCAAGGCTCTGCGAAAAGCCGGCCTGTCAGTCAGACACATGAATGAAATCAAACCTAGTATGCCAGATGCTCACATAGAGTATCTGATAATGCTGCCATCCGATGTGCTGATAACGCATGACACATTCTTTGCCAGATTTCTGGGCCCAAAGAGGGCGATATTGCTCCACAGAAACGAGATGGACAAGATAAGACAGAAAGACTGGTGTGTAGAAGCGACAGGCGGAATTGTCGATACAAAAGGCAGTGCAACTCGTCATTTTTGA
- a CDS encoding AbrB/MazE/SpoVT family DNA-binding domain-containing protein — MDEVIITVTKNGQIIVPKKFREKHHIADRAIVVDTNQGVLIKPVPDPLAEIGSLKRLFKTSTSKKLLDEARSTEVSGKDRTST; from the coding sequence ATGGATGAAGTCATTATTACGGTGACAAAGAATGGTCAGATCATAGTACCCAAGAAATTCAGAGAGAAGCACCATATTGCAGATAGAGCGATTGTAGTAGACACCAATCAAGGGGTGCTCATAAAACCCGTTCCCGACCCGTTGGCTGAGATAGGCTCTTTGAAGAGGCTCTTCAAAACCAGCACATCCAAAAAGCTACTTGACGAAGCTAGATCCACTGAAGTATCCGGAAAGGATAGAACAAGTACATGA
- a CDS encoding type IV toxin-antitoxin system AbiEi family antitoxin domain-containing protein: MSASKMTRNVRQGLSRKESLLLSSLSEKDKKIFALRDVVDELSCSYAYAKNLAKTLARKKWVINLSRGTYLIVPLSAGVEAKYTEHEFVVGSHIVSPYYIAYWSALNFYNFTEQTPYTVFIATTKRAKSRTILDVKYSFITLNKKKFFGFSGTAVGTDRVNISDKEKTIADALDHPEYCGGMTEVAKCLWNARDSVSYEKILSYAERMGNLTIIKRFGYLLELLNIVMKEDVVVRMKESISPGMSILDPTMSHSGRYNTRWNLLVNVSKDSLVRWREEEY, translated from the coding sequence ATGTCAGCCTCTAAAATGACACGAAATGTAAGACAAGGCCTGTCCAGAAAAGAGAGCCTCTTACTATCCTCCTTATCGGAGAAGGACAAGAAAATCTTTGCTCTAAGGGACGTAGTAGACGAGTTGAGCTGTTCTTATGCCTACGCAAAGAACTTGGCAAAAACGCTGGCAAGGAAAAAGTGGGTCATAAACCTCAGCAGAGGCACCTACCTTATAGTGCCGCTGAGTGCAGGAGTGGAAGCAAAATACACAGAACACGAGTTTGTCGTAGGCTCACACATCGTATCCCCCTACTACATCGCATATTGGAGCGCCCTGAACTTCTACAACTTTACTGAGCAGACGCCCTACACAGTATTCATAGCTACGACGAAGAGGGCAAAAAGCAGGACCATTCTTGATGTAAAGTACAGCTTCATAACGCTGAACAAGAAAAAGTTCTTTGGATTTTCCGGCACCGCCGTTGGCACGGACAGGGTCAACATATCTGACAAGGAAAAGACCATTGCAGATGCGCTGGATCATCCCGAGTACTGCGGAGGCATGACAGAGGTCGCAAAGTGTTTGTGGAACGCCAGGGATTCGGTATCGTATGAAAAGATCCTGAGCTATGCAGAAAGGATGGGCAACTTGACCATAATCAAGAGGTTTGGGTATCTATTAGAATTGTTAAACATTGTAATGAAAGAAGATGTGGTTGTAAGGATGAAGGAATCGATATCACCAGGCATGTCTATTCTAGATCCGACGATGTCGCACAGTGGCAGGTACAACACCAGATGGAACCTGCTTGTTAATGTGTCGAAGGATTCGCTTGTCAGATGGAGAGAAGAAGAATATTGA
- a CDS encoding nucleotidyl transferase AbiEii/AbiGii toxin family protein, with product MIDAERIRRLAREEKIGAAVVEKDYALTWLLSGFFLKDSQLKDSFVLKGGTAIRKAFFPGKWRFSEDLDFTVVDRNDANSMSLYRKSWTCFLQRAALPIPYTHTMLTPEQ from the coding sequence TTGATCGATGCAGAGCGGATACGTAGGCTGGCAAGGGAAGAAAAGATAGGAGCAGCGGTAGTAGAGAAGGACTATGCCCTCACTTGGCTCCTTAGTGGTTTCTTCCTAAAGGACAGCCAGCTGAAGGATAGCTTTGTTCTCAAGGGAGGCACCGCAATAAGGAAGGCTTTCTTTCCGGGCAAATGGCGCTTTTCTGAAGATTTGGATTTCACGGTGGTTGACCGCAACGATGCGAATAGCATGAGTCTGTACAGAAAATCTTGGACTTGCTTCTTACAGAGAGCGGCATTGCCTATTCCGTACACTCATACCATGCTAACCCCGGAGCAATAA
- a CDS encoding nucleotidyl transferase AbiEii/AbiGii toxin family protein: MLLTESGIAYSVHSYHANPGAIIAYVQFRGPLNHPNRIKLDISLSEKMALKPESRMIKSDFADLPDFKILAYSLKEIMSEKIRSIMQRGYSRDYYDVWRLLKENEFDKQEIKDLLVKKCKLKGIPYEPGLLFDKTRLEEARAHWSRGLSHLVKELPDFDEVISELKAGLLFLQK; encoded by the coding sequence TTGCTTCTTACAGAGAGCGGCATTGCCTATTCCGTACACTCATACCATGCTAACCCCGGAGCAATAATTGCATATGTCCAGTTCCGCGGACCTCTGAACCATCCTAACAGAATCAAGCTGGATATATCGCTTTCAGAAAAGATGGCGCTGAAGCCGGAGTCAAGGATGATCAAAAGTGATTTTGCTGACCTGCCTGACTTTAAGATACTGGCTTATTCGCTTAAGGAAATAATGTCAGAGAAGATCAGAAGCATAATGCAAAGAGGGTATTCAAGAGATTACTATGATGTATGGAGGCTCTTGAAAGAGAACGAGTTTGACAAGCAAGAAATCAAGGACCTATTAGTCAAAAAGTGCAAGCTCAAAGGAATACCGTACGAGCCCGGCCTGCTTTTCGATAAAACGCGGCTTGAAGAGGCTAGGGCACACTGGTCAAGAGGTCTCTCACACTTGGTCAAGGAACTACCGGACTTTGACGAAGTAATATCGGAGCTTAAGGCCGGGCTCCTATTCCTTCAGAAGTAA